Proteins from a single region of Cryptococcus neoformans var. neoformans JEC21 chromosome 6 sequence:
- a CDS encoding expressed protein, with the protein MPRTRSQTVALKNKAASLDRLPIELQTKIITHLKDIDPKSLLVLARVSKSLYYQCIDHIYYEVKLKRSNRKQFFRGLNSGRFLREGEFKRWYKKPHQQPLFGQSVILRRLLLLDKVHRIIIADGPALEKTFDIAISAAIKHSFVSYSLYQDIEPQPLFRNLGQGKKGLPCMIWKEGAMDHFDDLIQDSYLEDWEYAELHDESASEGSNNLARERLDDLYDLSLCQPGTPFCLHLPDSWCHDSQKFLDGIFKRNALKTLAMHNVKLCDWRFGKSSGYYTPDEMHLFLLAQGLPKDTYERPLPHREALGKFLSHFSPEDTRCKIHIYNYARKGAESEEDVKRKVLMVCRREYARKREFSLLYGNEEADEEPSDGCPFRGELVIHFEKAVCKFCGCH; encoded by the exons ATGCCCCGCACACGGAGCCAGACCGTCGCGTTGAAAAACAAGGCCGCCTCGCTCGACCGTCTCCCCATCGAACTCCAAACAAAAATTATCACCCACCTCAAAGATATTGACCCCAAAAGCCTTCTCGTTCTGGCGCGAGTGTCCAAATCATTGTACTACCAGTGCATTGATCACATTTACTACGAAGTCAAGTTGAAACGCTCTAACCGAAAACAATTTTTCAGGGGCCTCAACAGCGGCCGATTTcttcgagaaggagaattCAAGCGTTGGTACAAAAAACCACACCAACAGCCCTTGTTCGGACAAAGCGTGATTTTAAGACGCCTTCTCTTACTTGACAAAGTCCATCGAATTATCATTGCGGATGGTCCTGCCTTGGAGAAAACCTTCGATATAGCTATCAGTGCAGCTATAAAACATTCTTTTGTTTCCTATTCATTGTACCAGGACATTGAACCGCAACCTCTGTTTCGAAACTTAGGTCAAGGCAAGAAAGGCCTGCCATGTATGAtatggaaggaaggtgcTATGGATCACTTTGACGATTTGATTCAAGACAGTTACCTCGAGGACTGGGAATACGCGGAGCTACACGACGAATCTGCGTCGGAAGGCAGTAACAACTTAGCGAGGGAAAGACTTGATGATTTGTATGATCTCAGTCTGTGCCAGCCCGGTACTCCCTTCTGTCTTCATTTACCGGATAGTTGGTGTCATGACTCCCAAAAATTTCTCGACGGCATCTTCAAACGCAACGCTCTCAAAACCCTCGCAATGCATAATGTTAAACTTTGTGACTGGAGGTTCGGTAAATCCAGTGGGTATTACACCCCGGATGAAATGCATTTGTTCTTGCTAGCCCAAGGACTGCCGAAAGATACCTATGAACGAccgcttcctcatcgtGAGGCCCTGGGTAAATTCTTATC CCATTTCTCTCCGGAAGATACACGCTGTAAGATTCACATCTACAATTATGCTCGCAAGGGTGCggaaagtgaagaagatgtcaaACGGAAGGTTTTAATGGTCTGCCGCCGTGAATAcgcaaggaaaagagaattTAGTCTCCTTTatgggaatgaagaagcagaCGAAGAACCGAGCGACGGGTGTCCTTTCCGGGGAGAGTTAGTGATACATTTTGAAAAGGCGGTCTGCAAATTTTGTGGGTGTCATTAG